Genomic DNA from Pelagibaculum spongiae:
TAGATCTAAAAATATACAATGCAGATAGTGCGCAAACTTGCCAAGATGCTCTAATGGGTAAAGAAACATTTAATGATGCTTGGCAAGCATACATAGACGCAGGTAGTGTAGGTCGTGACGCATCAGCATTAGCTAATAAGTTACATGCGAATTGTATTTCTTTAGCTCAAGCTCCTAATGGCGGAGACGAGCAACCCCAATACACTCGATTTGAAAGGTCGTACTTAGATTTAAAATCATATAATAATGAAAATGCAGCTACATGTTTGTCTACTCTAAATACAGATTCATCTGCTGTTGTTCACGTTTGGAAGATCTTCATAAAAAATGGAAGCGTGAAAGATTATGGTAATTCTTTTGTCAATAAAATACATCGAAACTGCCTCATAGATGCTGTTCCTATAGTTATCGGATTAATCGGTATTCCATGGGAAGAACTTACATCATTCGAAAGATCATTCTTAGATTTGAAAGCATACAGTAGTAACAGTGCTGATGTTTGCAGAGATGTTTTATTGGGCAATGAAACTATTAATAGCTCATGGGATAAATTAACTAATGCTGGTTTTATAAGTTCTGACAAGCCACTAGCTAACAAGTTAAATATAAATTGTATTGATAATGCCTATGCAGAATATGTAGCGTCTGGCGCTAGAATATGGACAGATTTAGGCCCTGGTTGGACTTTTCAAAAAATTGATATGCCTGAATACCTGCGATACCTAGATGAGGTTGGCTATAAAGCCGAGACATACTTGATGAAAATAGCTTTGCCCTGGGAAATTGGTCATTATTGGAGAGAGCTCAGTATTATAATTGTAGTTAAGTACGAAAGTGATCATGCAGTATTTGGAAGCGAAGTTACAATTAATGGATTTTCTCATATCTATGGCGCAAGCGTTAGTCAACCTTGGGCTCATGTATATGAAACATCAGAAACTTATATTTATCAGTACACGACAACACTGGGGCATAGCCCAAATGTTGAGCTGCCTCGTGAAGTATCTGAAATAGCAAATGGTTTCTCTGCTTACTATAAATCAATACTGCCTATATTAAATGAATTTAAATTTAAAGTATTTCCTCATGAAAATGTCGGATCAAAAATAATTGTATCGAGTCAAGTAGATGCGTCGAAATAATAAAAAACTAAAACAATCACGAAACGAGAGAGGTGATTCTTTAAAGCCAAAAAGCGCTCTCTTTTACATCTGCTACTTTGGTTGTCGCAATGTAAGAGTACGTTCTATAGCTGATAGTTTCTGAAAAAAATCATGCTTAGGCTATGTTTTGAATTGTTCCAATATTAAAAAAGCGAAGTACCTTCTGACAGTTCAGTATGTCGGATGGCGCTTCGCTTATCCAACTTGCGAGCGAGCATCAAACAGGGCTCGGCTTCGCCGCTAGTTCCATCAAATAATCAACCACTTTGCGTCTGACCACCAAGCCAACCAATCGGCCTTCGTCGACTACCGGATAAAAGCGACGATGGGTTTCAGCCATTTCGCTGGCAAGCGCCATTAAGTCTCTTTCTGGGGAAATGCTATCTGGGAAGGCTTTCATTACATCTCCAATGCAGACGTTTACATTGCTGTAATAGGCTTCCTCTAACGTTTGTTTGATTAGATCCTGCTCAGAAATAAACCCCACCAAGTGTTTTTGCTTATCGACTACTGGTAAGCCGCTGAGGTGGTGTTGACGGAACTTGTGCCATGCATCGGACAAGCTTTGTTGTGGCTGCAGTGTTGGAGCAGGGTGCATCATGACATCTTTTGCTTGTGCCATTGTCGGGCCTCCTGACTGGTTTCGACTGGTTTCGACAGGTTTATTGTACGCCTTTGCTCTTAGAAATGTGACTAAGCACCATGTTTTTGTTCTCAGTAATGATCTAAATGCAAAGGTCGCAGTACATGAAGTACGATGGGTTAAAATAGAACAACGCTCAAAATAATTGAAGAATACTTTCCCTTGTTTGCAGTAGCTGCTTTAGTTGTTGTAAACAAGGGAGGGTTTATGGCAGATTTCGTAGATAATGGCTTTGAAGATTTAGGAGATTGTGCGTCATCAGCTCTCCATGATGTAGAAACCATTTATGCAGATATAGGGCAAGTTGCGGCTTCTCTGTTA
This window encodes:
- a CDS encoding CBS domain-containing protein, with the translated sequence MAQAKDVMMHPAPTLQPQQSLSDAWHKFRQHHLSGLPVVDKQKHLVGFISEQDLIKQTLEEAYYSNVNVCIGDVMKAFPDSISPERDLMALASEMAETHRRFYPVVDEGRLVGLVVRRKVVDYLMELAAKPSPV